One segment of Antennarius striatus isolate MH-2024 chromosome 5, ASM4005453v1, whole genome shotgun sequence DNA contains the following:
- the ndrg3a gene encoding protein NDRG3a isoform X3 → MSTILDLDQIACSGNGVEHDIETPHGVLHVTMRGVPKGNRPVILTYHDIGLNHKSCFNTLFNYEDMLEITQHFAVVHVDAPGQQEGAPPFPSSYRYPTMDELAEMLPSVMTQLKVNSVIGIGVGAGAYILTRFALNNPTLVEGLVLINVDPCAEGWIDWAASKLSGWTSNLVDIVMAHHFSTDELTDNQELIQTYRLHIAQDINQDNLALFCGSYQYRRDLEIERPIVGLNEHTVNTLTCPALLVVGDTSPAVEAVVECNSRLNPTKTTLLKMADCGGLPQVVQPGKLAEAFKYFVQGMGYIPYILLSHLSNESVPSAGMTRLARSRTTSSSSITSMDSSRSRNNLNSLLEGSASGGLDNQAGPQTMEVSC, encoded by the exons ATGTCAACTATTCTGGACCTGGACCAGATCGCATGCTCTGGGAACGGAGTG GAGCATGACATCGAGACTCCTCACGGCGTTCTTCATGTGACCATGAGAGGCGTTCCTAAGGGCAACAGACCCGTCATCCTCACCTATCACGACATCGGCCTCAACC ACAAGTCGTGCTTCAACACCCTGTTCAACTACGAGGACATGCTGGAGATCACCCAGCACTTCGCCGTGGTGCATGTGGATGCACCTGGCCAGCAGGAGGGGGCGCCTCCCTTTCCGAGCAG TTATCGCTACCCAACCATGGACGAGCTGGCCGAAATGCTGCCCTCCGTGATGACTCAGCTCAA GGTCAACAGCGTGATCGGCATTGGCGTGGGAGCTGGAGCGTACATCCTCACTCGCTTTGCT CTGAATAACCCCACCCTGGTGGAGGGTCTGGTTCTGATCAATGTCGACCCGTGCGCCGAAGGCTGGATCGACTGGGCAGCTTCAAAG CTGTCTGGATGGACCAGTAATTTGGTGGATATCGTCATGGCTCACCACTTCAGCACC GATGAACTGACGGACAACCAGGAGCTGATCCAGACCTACCGCCTCCACATCGCCCAAGACATCAACCAGGACAACCTGGCTCTCTTTTGTGGCTCCTACCAATA CCGTCGGGACCTGGAGATCGAGAGGCCCATCGTGGGTCTGAACGAACACACAGTCAACACACTAAC CTGCCCGGCGCTGCTGGTGGTCGGCGACACGTCCCCcgctgtggaggctgtg gTGGAGTGCAATTCCAGGTTAAATCCCACCAAGACCACACTGCTAAAG ATGGCTGATTGTGGAGGCTTGCCCCAAGTTGTGCAG CCCGGGAAACTTGCAGAGGCCTTCAAGTATTTTGTTCAGGGGATGGGCTACA TTCCCTACATTCTTCTCAGTCACCTCAGCAACGAATCAG TCCCGTCAGCAGGAATGACTCGTCTGGCTCGCTCGCGCACCACCTCCTCGTCGAGCATCACCTCCATGGACAGCAGTCGCAGCCGCAACAACCTCAACAGCCTGCTTGAGGGCAGCGCCAGCGGGGGCCTGGACAACCAGGCTGGACCGCAGACCATGGAGGTCTCCTGCTAA
- the ndrg3a gene encoding protein NDRG3a isoform X2 — protein MDELQDVQLTEIKPLLTNKNARNFQDFDCQEHDIETPHGVLHVTMRGVPKGNRPVILTYHDIGLNHKSCFNTLFNYEDMLEITQHFAVVHVDAPGQQEGAPPFPSSYRYPTMDELAEMLPSVMTQLKVNSVIGIGVGAGAYILTRFALNNPTLVEGLVLINVDPCAEGWIDWAASKLSGWTSNLVDIVMAHHFSTDELTDNQELIQTYRLHIAQDINQDNLALFCGSYQYRRDLEIERPIVGLNEHTVNTLTCPALLVVGDTSPAVEAVVECNSRLNPTKTTLLKMADCGGLPQVVQPGKLAEAFKYFVQGMGYIPSAGMTRLARSRTTSSSSITSMDSSRSRNNLNSLLEGSASGGLDNQAGPQTMEVSC, from the exons GAGCATGACATCGAGACTCCTCACGGCGTTCTTCATGTGACCATGAGAGGCGTTCCTAAGGGCAACAGACCCGTCATCCTCACCTATCACGACATCGGCCTCAACC ACAAGTCGTGCTTCAACACCCTGTTCAACTACGAGGACATGCTGGAGATCACCCAGCACTTCGCCGTGGTGCATGTGGATGCACCTGGCCAGCAGGAGGGGGCGCCTCCCTTTCCGAGCAG TTATCGCTACCCAACCATGGACGAGCTGGCCGAAATGCTGCCCTCCGTGATGACTCAGCTCAA GGTCAACAGCGTGATCGGCATTGGCGTGGGAGCTGGAGCGTACATCCTCACTCGCTTTGCT CTGAATAACCCCACCCTGGTGGAGGGTCTGGTTCTGATCAATGTCGACCCGTGCGCCGAAGGCTGGATCGACTGGGCAGCTTCAAAG CTGTCTGGATGGACCAGTAATTTGGTGGATATCGTCATGGCTCACCACTTCAGCACC GATGAACTGACGGACAACCAGGAGCTGATCCAGACCTACCGCCTCCACATCGCCCAAGACATCAACCAGGACAACCTGGCTCTCTTTTGTGGCTCCTACCAATA CCGTCGGGACCTGGAGATCGAGAGGCCCATCGTGGGTCTGAACGAACACACAGTCAACACACTAAC CTGCCCGGCGCTGCTGGTGGTCGGCGACACGTCCCCcgctgtggaggctgtg gTGGAGTGCAATTCCAGGTTAAATCCCACCAAGACCACACTGCTAAAG ATGGCTGATTGTGGAGGCTTGCCCCAAGTTGTGCAG CCCGGGAAACTTGCAGAGGCCTTCAAGTATTTTGTTCAGGGGATGGGCTACA TCCCGTCAGCAGGAATGACTCGTCTGGCTCGCTCGCGCACCACCTCCTCGTCGAGCATCACCTCCATGGACAGCAGTCGCAGCCGCAACAACCTCAACAGCCTGCTTGAGGGCAGCGCCAGCGGGGGCCTGGACAACCAGGCTGGACCGCAGACCATGGAGGTCTCCTGCTAA
- the ndrg3a gene encoding protein NDRG3a isoform X1: protein MDELQDVQLTEIKPLLTNKNARNFQDFDCQEHDIETPHGVLHVTMRGVPKGNRPVILTYHDIGLNHKSCFNTLFNYEDMLEITQHFAVVHVDAPGQQEGAPPFPSSYRYPTMDELAEMLPSVMTQLKVNSVIGIGVGAGAYILTRFALNNPTLVEGLVLINVDPCAEGWIDWAASKLSGWTSNLVDIVMAHHFSTDELTDNQELIQTYRLHIAQDINQDNLALFCGSYQYRRDLEIERPIVGLNEHTVNTLTCPALLVVGDTSPAVEAVVECNSRLNPTKTTLLKMADCGGLPQVVQPGKLAEAFKYFVQGMGYIPYILLSHLSNESVPSAGMTRLARSRTTSSSSITSMDSSRSRNNLNSLLEGSASGGLDNQAGPQTMEVSC from the exons GAGCATGACATCGAGACTCCTCACGGCGTTCTTCATGTGACCATGAGAGGCGTTCCTAAGGGCAACAGACCCGTCATCCTCACCTATCACGACATCGGCCTCAACC ACAAGTCGTGCTTCAACACCCTGTTCAACTACGAGGACATGCTGGAGATCACCCAGCACTTCGCCGTGGTGCATGTGGATGCACCTGGCCAGCAGGAGGGGGCGCCTCCCTTTCCGAGCAG TTATCGCTACCCAACCATGGACGAGCTGGCCGAAATGCTGCCCTCCGTGATGACTCAGCTCAA GGTCAACAGCGTGATCGGCATTGGCGTGGGAGCTGGAGCGTACATCCTCACTCGCTTTGCT CTGAATAACCCCACCCTGGTGGAGGGTCTGGTTCTGATCAATGTCGACCCGTGCGCCGAAGGCTGGATCGACTGGGCAGCTTCAAAG CTGTCTGGATGGACCAGTAATTTGGTGGATATCGTCATGGCTCACCACTTCAGCACC GATGAACTGACGGACAACCAGGAGCTGATCCAGACCTACCGCCTCCACATCGCCCAAGACATCAACCAGGACAACCTGGCTCTCTTTTGTGGCTCCTACCAATA CCGTCGGGACCTGGAGATCGAGAGGCCCATCGTGGGTCTGAACGAACACACAGTCAACACACTAAC CTGCCCGGCGCTGCTGGTGGTCGGCGACACGTCCCCcgctgtggaggctgtg gTGGAGTGCAATTCCAGGTTAAATCCCACCAAGACCACACTGCTAAAG ATGGCTGATTGTGGAGGCTTGCCCCAAGTTGTGCAG CCCGGGAAACTTGCAGAGGCCTTCAAGTATTTTGTTCAGGGGATGGGCTACA TTCCCTACATTCTTCTCAGTCACCTCAGCAACGAATCAG TCCCGTCAGCAGGAATGACTCGTCTGGCTCGCTCGCGCACCACCTCCTCGTCGAGCATCACCTCCATGGACAGCAGTCGCAGCCGCAACAACCTCAACAGCCTGCTTGAGGGCAGCGCCAGCGGGGGCCTGGACAACCAGGCTGGACCGCAGACCATGGAGGTCTCCTGCTAA